The sequence GGATAGTTTTTGAGTATCGAGTATAGTATAAAAAGCCCAGAAAAGCGAGATACATCAATCCGACCAACAAAAATCCCATGTAAGGAGAATTGGTATATTGGCTCAAGAAAAAAGCTAATGAAAAACTAAAAAACAGCAAGACCAAAAGGAAAACTGCACACATAAAAAAGAGCAGGACCAGTCTTGAAACAATCCCTAAGAATTCTTCCTGGATTTCTAGTTTTACGATGTCTATTTTAGTTTCTACAATACCTTTTAAGGTCTGTATGATTTCTCCAATCTTTAGCATAAAGGCAAAATTCGGTTCCGATTTATGTCACAATATACTTGAAATCGAAAGAGCAAAAAAATCAAGTAGTCAGGTCGACCTCTTGTTGGTAGTATTTAAACCTCAACACTAGTTCCAGTGCAAAGGCTATGGCTTGGTTTATCGGCAATTGTTTGCAAAGAGATTCGTCAATTTCCTCTAAATACATGTAAAATTTTGAAGCACTTGGAATCGGTAGATCTTCGTTTATTCTCTTTGTAACAGCCAAATATGCTTCCTGCTTTTGTTCCTTTAAAGTCTTGCAAATGATAATATCCTTCTGACCATATTTGTTCTTCCTGGCAGATGCAGCAAAAAGCCTACAGATCATCCCTCGGTTTACATAATTGGTACAATATCCCATTTTACCTGAAATGGAATTGGTTCGGTACACGATACAATTACCTTGGTCATCTCCAGACTCAATAAGACTTAGGATGGTTTCTGCCAGGCCCTTGTTAAAAAAATCAAATGCTAAGGGTAGGAACTCCAATGCTGAAGCTGGAATTTGGGGATTGGCGCAGCAAGCGCCACATCCTGTAAGACAACTTAAGCCACTCCCGGAAGTAAATTGCTTTGCTTCCTCCTCTAGCTCTTTGAAAACTTTCAATACGGCCAGAGACTTTTCTTCGAGATTCAACGATATGTTCAAATAGTGCGCAAATCTACAGAAAGGAATGACACGAAATTCAAATCGAAGAACTTAATTTTTTGAGCTGATTTACAGAGATTTACCAAAATAAAGTAAGGAATAACTTGGCATGGACTGTCCATTTTTAACTAGAGATCGTTTTCTTTAATAAACGATTTAAATTATGAGCAATACGGACGAACAAAACCACGAAGATAGAATCCGACAGGCTTTTAAAGAACGGGATTGGAATGAAATCAAAAGTTCTGACTCTTGGGTGATTTTTAAAGTGATGTCAGAATTTGTGGAAGGATTTGAAAAACTGGCTAAAATTGGACCCTGTGTTTCTGTATTTGGTTCCGCTAGAACTCCTCGTGATCACCAGCATTACAAAATGGCCGAAGAAATTGCAGCCAAACTAGTCCGACACGGATATGGAGTAATCACTGGTGGTGGCCCAGGAATCATGGAGGCTGGAAATAGAGGGGCCCATTCTGAAGGAGGAAAATCTGTAGGATTAAATATTGAGCTTCCTTTCGAACAATTTAACAACATCTACATAGACCGAGATAAACTTTTAACTTTTGATTACTTCTTTGTCAGAAAAGTAATGTTTGTAAAATATTCTCAAGGGTTTGTGGTACTTCCTGGAGGGTTCGGTACCATGGACGAATTCTTTGAGGCCTTAACCTTAATACAAACCAATAAAATCGGAAGATTTCCCATTGTTTTAGTAGGAAAGAAGTATTGGACAGGATTGTTGGATTGGATCAAAAACACAATTTTGGAAAATAATTACATCAATGAAGAAGATCTAGAGCTTTTCAGCATAGTAGAAGATGCTACAGAAGCTGTTAAAGTAATTGATGATTTCTACAGCAAATACCTTCTTAGTCCTAATTTCTAATGTCCCAAAAAAAACTAATTCCAATTTATGCGTTAGTAGTCTTGTCTCTTGGACTCGCTATATATGCAGTATTCAAAACCTCCCCTTCAACCACATCATTCTTAAACCCTGTCGCAAGTGAGGGAGTACTTCAGTCCATGCCCCGCCCCTCCAGAGATTCTTTGATGTTGTTTGACATTCCATCACAACTTTCTTTTGCGGGAGAAGAAGTCCCACTGAATATTCCGGATGTAAAAGAAAGATTGGAAAGAGAAATATATGTGAATGCTTATTGGCAGTCAAACATGATCCTTTTGATGAAACGATCTTCCAAATTCTTGCCGGAAATTGAAGCGATCTTAAAAGAAAATGGAGTGCCAGACGATTTCAAATATTTGGCCATGGCTGAATCGGGATTGATGAATGTAGCTTCACCTGCAGGAGCCAAAGGCTTTTGGCAATTTCTTTCTTCGACAGGGAAAGAATATGGCTTAGAAATTTCCAAAGATGTAGATGAACGATACCATCTTCAAAAAGCCACGGTGGCGGCAAGCAAATACCTTAAGAAGGCCCATCAAAAATTCGGTGACTGGACTGCAGTGGCTGCAAGTTATAACATGGGACAGACGGGCTTTGCAAGAAGACAAACCGAGCAGCTTCAACAAAACTACTATGACCTGTATTTGAATGATGAAACCAGCAGGTATATGTTCAGGATTCTAGCCTTTAAAGTGATTTTTGAAAATCCAGGTGAATTTGGCTTCCATCTTCGAGCATCTGATTTTTATCAAAACCCTGAAATGAAGACCGTTTCGGTATCTTCAGATATTAAAAACCTAGCTAGTTGGGCTAAAAACGAAGGAAGCAGCTATAAAGAATTGAAACTGTACAACCCTTGGCTAAGAGATAAAAACTTAAATGTAAGGAGAGGTAAATCTTATGAGATTATCCTTCCTAAATAGATGAACTGAATTCTCCCAACTTCCTATTTTTATTAGTTAATTTGGTTAACCACACGACCTTAAACTACTAAGAATGAAAAGAAGAGATTTTATCAACCTATCTGCAATGAGTGCTGGAGTCAGCATGATGGCCGGCGGCATCGCATGTGAATCTAAAGAAGTCAACCACCTAAATATATCTCCGTTGGAACAACTCAGCTCAAGAACTACCGACATTCAACCGATTACTGTAGAAGAAAGAAAATCAAGAATAGCCAAGGCTCAGGACCTAATGAATGGCATTGGTATGAAAGCCATTTTACTCGATGGCGGCACTTCTTTGGATTATTTTACAGGAATCAAATGGGGAGGTAGTGAACGACCGATGGTTGCTCTGATTCCAGCATCTGGTGAAGTAAGCTATGTTTGTCCAGGTTTTGAAGAGGATCGATTAAAAGAACTCATCAAGATTGGCAACCGAGTTTATCCTTGGCAAGAAGATGAAAGTCCTTATTTACAGATTAAACAAGCCCTAAGTGACTTTGGAATTACCAGCGGAGATGTAGGAATGGAAGAGAGAGTCCGCTTTTTCATTGTAGATGGATTGAAGAATGTAGCCCCTTCCTTGAACCTAATCAGTGCAGATCCAGTGACGATTCCTTGCCGCCTCATCAAATCTCCGGCAGAGATCGCCTTGATGCAAAGAGCCACAGAAATCACGATTGAGGCAATGAGCCTCGGTTTAACCTTCTTAAGAGAAGGTGGGAGCCCATCAGACTTTTCCTCTGCAGTAGCACAGGCTCACCAGAAAATGGGAGCTCAACATGCATTTGCTTTAGCCAACTTTGGAGAAGCATCTGCTTTTCCACACGGAAGCATACAGCCCCAAATCCTTAAAAAAGGAGATGTAGTCCTTATAGATTGCGGGTGTGAAGTAGAAGGATACAATTCCGATATCAGTCGGACCATCGTATTTGGAGCAGAGCCTACCGCTAGGCAACAAGAAATTTGGGATTTAGAAAAAGAAGCTCAAGCAGCTGGTTTCGCAGCGGCCCAACTAGGTGCCACCTTAGGTGAGGTAGATGCAGCCGCAAGAAAAGTAATTACCGATGCAGGCTTCGGCCCCGGGTATCAATTGCCAGGATTGCCACATCGAACAGGACATGGAATTGGAATGGATGGCCATGAATGGGGGAATGCTGTGAAAGGTAATTCGCTAGTCCTCAAGCCTGGAATGTGCTTTAGCATAGAACCAAACATCTCCATCGTTGGGGAGTTTGGAGTAAGACACGAAGATTGTGTTTACATGACAGAATCTGGTCCAAAATGGTTTTCTCAACCGAGCCCTTCAATCAGCCAGCCATTTGCTTAATACCGAATTATTAGAGATAAGAACCTTTAATTTGAAGGAAAATGTCTGAAAATGTAACAACCAAGTTAAAAGCCGGTTACATTTTAGAATTCGACTACCTCTTACCCTCTAAATTTCGTACCTTTGCCGATTGTATTTGCCAAGCGATTTATGAGTCAATCTACTTCTAATCAAGAAGAATTTATTGAGATTTTTGGTGCCAGAGAGCATAATCTAAAAAACTTAGACCTTAAAATTCCACGAAATAAATTAGTGGTCGTAACAGGACTGAGTGGAAGTGGAAAAAGCTCCCTAGCTTTTGATACGATTTATGCGGAAGGCCAAAGAAGGTATATGGAGTCATTCTCTGCCTACGCAAGATCTTTTTTGGGAGGCTTGGAGAGACCTGATGTAGATAAAATCAATGGGCTTTCACCGGTAATTGCCATTGAGCAAAAAACCACCTCCAAGAACCCACGGTCTACCGTCGGTACCGTCACGGAAATTTATGATTTTATGCGTTTGCTCTACGCAAGAGCTGGAGAGGCATTCTCCTACCTGACCGGCGCAAAAATGATTCGACAAACCGAAGATCAAATTATAGAGCAGTTGTTTTCAAACTTTGCCAACAAGAAACTCTACTTATTGGCCCCTGTGGTCAAAGGACGTAAGGGACATTACCGAGAGCTTTTTGAACAGATTCGAAAAATGGGCTTTTCCAAAGTTCGGGTAGATGGAGTAGTGTTGGACATGGTTCCCAAAATGCAAGTGGACCGATACAAAATCCATGATATTGAAATAGTCATAGACCGTATCGTTGCAGAAGAATCAGATAGATTTAGAATCACTCAATCCTTGAAATCTGCATTGCAACATGGGAAAGGTGTCATGATGGTTCGTGATGAAGAAGGTGAAATCCATCATTTCTCTAAGTATTTGATGGACCCTGAAACTGGCCTTTCTTACGATGAGCCTGCCCCAAATAACTTTTCTTTCAATAGCCCCTATGGAGCTTGCCCTACCTGTAATGGCTTAGGTATCAAAGAAGAAATCACTCGTGAAAGTATTATACCTGACCCAAACTTGAGTATTACCAGAGGAGGTATTGCTCCCTTGGGAGAATATCGGGATATCTGGATTTTCAAAAAAATCGAAGCAATACTCAAGCATTACAAATGCTCCATGAGTTCCCCGATTAAAGATCTTCCCGAAGAAGTGGTAGAAATTTTACTCAATGGGGATAAAATGGAAGTGGCAGTAGATTCTGTCAAATACCCTGGGACCAAATGGCATACTACATTTGAAGGAATCATCAATTTCCTCCAAAAATACCAAGAAGGTAGCTCCGACAAAATCCAGGAATGGGTCAGTGAGTTTACCACCACCCAAATATGTCCAGACTGTGATGGATATCGCTTGAAAAAAGAATCTCTTCATTTCAAAATCGACGACAAACATATCGGTCAACTTGCCGTCATGGACATTCGTGGGCTGGGTGAATGGTTTGAAGGCTTAGAAGACCGACTTACAGATAAGCAAAATATAATCGCAAGTGAAGTCTTGAAGGAAATCAGAAAACGCATCGGTTTTCTTTTGGATATCGGCTTGGATTACCTTTCCCTTAACAGACCATTAAGAACCTTATCGGGAGGAGAAGCTCAAAGAATTCGATTGGCCACCCAGATAGGTACACAGCTCGTTGGTGTTCTTTACATATTAGATGAACCTAGCATTGGTTTGCACCAACGTGATAATGTCAAACTGATCAAGGCTCTTCAAAATTTACGGGACCTAGGTAATTCTGTTTTGGTGGTAGAGCATGACAAAGACATGATGTTGGAGTCTGATTTTGTCCTTGATATGGGGCCAGGTGCAGGTAGACACGGAGGACATGTAGTTGCTTCTGGCTCTCCTAAAGAAGTCTTGAGTTCTTCTGGGACTACAGCAAAATACCTCCAGGGCAAACTTGGAAATGCTATCCCGGAAGTAAGAAGAGGGGGAAAAGGAAAAGAATTGGTACTTCAAGGTGCCTCAGGTAATAACTTGAAAAACGTGGATCTTAGACTTCCGCTGGGTACAATGATCTGTATCACCGGAGTTTCCGGGAGTGGGAAAAGTACTTTAATCCATGAAACTTTATACCCTTTATTAAGTCAGGAATTTTATCGCTCTAAAAAAGAGCCCATGCCTTATAAAAGCATTGATGGGCTAAAGGAACTGGATAAGGTTATAGAAGTGGACCAATCCCCGATTGGCAGAACCCCAAGATCCAATCCTGCTACTTATACCGGAGTATTTTCGGATATACGTAAATTATTTACGGAGCTCCCAGAAGCCAAAATCAGAGGTTATAAACCGGGTCGTTTCTCATTCAATGTCAAAGGAGGAAGATGTGAAGATTGTGAAGGTGCAGGGATGAAATTAATTGAAATGGACTTCTTGCCAGATGTGCATATTCCATGTGAAACCTGCAAAGGAAAAAGATACAACCGAGAAACCCTTGAAATTAGGTTTAAAGGAAAATCAATCTCCGACGTGTTGGATATGACCGTTGAGCAAGCGGTAGAGTTTTTTGAAAACCAACCTAAAATTTTGAGGAAAATCAGCACCCTCAATGATGTAGGCTTAGGCTATATTACCTTAGGTCAACATGCCACCACACTTTCTGGAGGAGAGGCACAGCGTGTAAAATTGGCAACAGAATTATCTAAAAAAGATACTGGGAAAACCTTTTATATTTTGGATGAGCCAACCACTGGACTTCATTTTCAGGACATCGATCTGTTGATGCTTGTTTTAAACAGATTGGTAGATAAGGGTAATACAGTCTTGATCATTGAACATAATATGGACGTGATCAAAATGGCCGATTACATTGTGGACTTAGGTCCAGAAGGAGGTAATAAGGGTGGAACGATTGTAGATCAGGGCACCCCAGAGCATGTTGCAAAAAACCCAAAAAGCCATACAGCCAAGTTTTTGAGGTTAGAATTAAATAACTGATCTGAATAAAAATCAATGCTTTACTCCTTTTATCACATTAAAGGAAATCAATCTTATGTGATAACTATCTTTGGAATCGAATGAACAGATTTAGTTTATATTGGATTCTACAGATCATAGGCTGGGGATCCTTTGCTTCCATCAATATTTTCTTTGCCTCTTTATCCAGTGGCAGTCTTACGCCCGCACAAATTTGGGCCTTTATTACTTTATCCGCTTTTTACTTATTATCCAGCCATCTTTTAAGGTATATCGTCAAGACCTATGAATGGTTTAAATTAGAATTACCCCAACTACTCCTGCAAGTATTGTTGGCACTGCTGGCCCTAAGCTTAGTAACTACCATCGCTCAAATATTTATCAACCTTGGTTTTGGAATTTTGAATCCAAAAGAAGACTTCAGGTTCTTAATTATTTCTGCTAATCTATTCCTAAGCTTCTTATTTTATGCGCTGTGGTTTTTATGTTACTTTTTGTTTCATTTCCTTGATAATTATAACAACTCATTAAAATACGAGGCCAAGATCAATGAAATTCGATTGAACCACTTGAAAAGTCAGCTGAATCCTCATTTTATTTTCAATGCCTTAAACAGCGTTCGGGCTTTGGTAGATGAAGATCCTGTAAAAGCCAAATCTGCAATTACCCGAATTTCCAATATACTTCGCTTTAGCCTTATGATGGATAAAAAGCAGGTGATTGAATTTGCTGATGAATTAGCGACTGTAAAGGATTATTTGGCATTAGAAAGCATTAGATTTGAGGAGCGCCTGGAAGTAATTTACAACATCGAAGAGGACGCTTACAGCTATAAAATCCCTCCCATGATGCTTCAAACCATTGTGGAAAATGCAATCAAACATGGCATTTCCAATTTAGTCAAGGGAGGACTCATTGAAATAAAATGTAGAGAAGGAATCGATGACGATCTCTACATCCAAGTAAAAAATAGTGGCAGGTTAATCACCCCTCCTACCCTAAAAACCAAACGAGAAGGCGGACATGGTCTCAGTAACACCCTGCAGAGACTCAAACTCATTTATGGAGAAAAGGGTACATTGCGTATCTTTAACTCAGGAACCCAGTTCGTTATCACTGAAATTAAAATCCCAAAACAAAGAGTTAACTTAGAGTAATCAATAAAAAATAACATGCGAGCAATTGTAATAGATGATGAAAGACTGGCTCGAAAAGAGCTGATCACCCTTTTAAATCAATTGGAAAGTGTAGAGGTAGTCGGAGAAGCTGTGAACGTGGACGATGCCAAAGAAAAAATTGACCAACTTAATCCAGATGTGATTTTCCTAGATATTCAAATGCCAGAAAAAACAGGCTTTGAATTATTGGAGGAATTGGACCAGGTACCTCATGTGATCTTCACTACTGCCTATGATGAATATGCCTTGAAGGCCTTTCAGGTGAATGCACTAGACTATTTATTAAAACCTATTGAGCCTAAAAGACTCGAAGAGGCAATTAATAAATTATCAACCAAAATTGAAGGCGGGTCCAAAAAGGAAGAAGTCTCCTATTCCGATAATCAGAAAAAACTTACGTTAGACGATCAAGTATTTGTCAAAGATGGTGACAGATGCTGGTTCGTTAGACTTTCAAATGTCCGATTATTTGAATCAGATGGTAATTACATCAAAGTATACTTTGACAACTTCAAACCGATGATTCATAAATCATTAAATGCTTTGGATGAACGATTGGACGAAAAGTCCTTCTTCAGAGCCAGTAGAAAGCATATCATTAATTTAGGATGGGTTGAAGGGATAGAACCATGGTTTAATGGAGGCTTAGTAGTTACCTTAAAAGGAGGTGATAGAATTGAAGTAAGTAGAAGACAAGCAGCACGATTTAAGGAAATGATGAGTCTTTAATCTTTAGTCAAAAATTTCGTACGCAAAAAAAAGCATTTGATTTTATACATTAAATTCGGTAATTAGTGTAAATTATAGTTCGATGAATTTCATCCAAAACTAATCATCACTAACTGAATACCTTAAGCGTCTTATGAAAGAAGAGCGGATTTTAATAGTCGAAGACGAACTCAGTATTGCTGAAAATATCCAAGAGATACTAGAACTTTTGGGTTATGTCAATAT comes from Algoriphagus halophilus and encodes:
- a CDS encoding M24 family metallopeptidase encodes the protein MKRRDFINLSAMSAGVSMMAGGIACESKEVNHLNISPLEQLSSRTTDIQPITVEERKSRIAKAQDLMNGIGMKAILLDGGTSLDYFTGIKWGGSERPMVALIPASGEVSYVCPGFEEDRLKELIKIGNRVYPWQEDESPYLQIKQALSDFGITSGDVGMEERVRFFIVDGLKNVAPSLNLISADPVTIPCRLIKSPAEIALMQRATEITIEAMSLGLTFLREGGSPSDFSSAVAQAHQKMGAQHAFALANFGEASAFPHGSIQPQILKKGDVVLIDCGCEVEGYNSDISRTIVFGAEPTARQQEIWDLEKEAQAAGFAAAQLGATLGEVDAAARKVITDAGFGPGYQLPGLPHRTGHGIGMDGHEWGNAVKGNSLVLKPGMCFSIEPNISIVGEFGVRHEDCVYMTESGPKWFSQPSPSISQPFA
- the uvrA gene encoding excinuclease ABC subunit UvrA — translated: MSQSTSNQEEFIEIFGAREHNLKNLDLKIPRNKLVVVTGLSGSGKSSLAFDTIYAEGQRRYMESFSAYARSFLGGLERPDVDKINGLSPVIAIEQKTTSKNPRSTVGTVTEIYDFMRLLYARAGEAFSYLTGAKMIRQTEDQIIEQLFSNFANKKLYLLAPVVKGRKGHYRELFEQIRKMGFSKVRVDGVVLDMVPKMQVDRYKIHDIEIVIDRIVAEESDRFRITQSLKSALQHGKGVMMVRDEEGEIHHFSKYLMDPETGLSYDEPAPNNFSFNSPYGACPTCNGLGIKEEITRESIIPDPNLSITRGGIAPLGEYRDIWIFKKIEAILKHYKCSMSSPIKDLPEEVVEILLNGDKMEVAVDSVKYPGTKWHTTFEGIINFLQKYQEGSSDKIQEWVSEFTTTQICPDCDGYRLKKESLHFKIDDKHIGQLAVMDIRGLGEWFEGLEDRLTDKQNIIASEVLKEIRKRIGFLLDIGLDYLSLNRPLRTLSGGEAQRIRLATQIGTQLVGVLYILDEPSIGLHQRDNVKLIKALQNLRDLGNSVLVVEHDKDMMLESDFVLDMGPGAGRHGGHVVASGSPKEVLSSSGTTAKYLQGKLGNAIPEVRRGGKGKELVLQGASGNNLKNVDLRLPLGTMICITGVSGSGKSTLIHETLYPLLSQEFYRSKKEPMPYKSIDGLKELDKVIEVDQSPIGRTPRSNPATYTGVFSDIRKLFTELPEAKIRGYKPGRFSFNVKGGRCEDCEGAGMKLIEMDFLPDVHIPCETCKGKRYNRETLEIRFKGKSISDVLDMTVEQAVEFFENQPKILRKISTLNDVGLGYITLGQHATTLSGGEAQRVKLATELSKKDTGKTFYILDEPTTGLHFQDIDLLMLVLNRLVDKGNTVLIIEHNMDVIKMADYIVDLGPEGGNKGGTIVDQGTPEHVAKNPKSHTAKFLRLELNN
- a CDS encoding YkgJ family cysteine cluster protein, translated to MNLEEKSLAVLKVFKELEEEAKQFTSGSGLSCLTGCGACCANPQIPASALEFLPLAFDFFNKGLAETILSLIESGDDQGNCIVYRTNSISGKMGYCTNYVNRGMICRLFAASARKNKYGQKDIIICKTLKEQKQEAYLAVTKRINEDLPIPSASKFYMYLEEIDESLCKQLPINQAIAFALELVLRFKYYQQEVDLTT
- a CDS encoding phage holin family protein; amino-acid sequence: MLKIGEIIQTLKGIVETKIDIVKLEIQEEFLGIVSRLVLLFFMCAVFLLVLLFFSFSLAFFLSQYTNSPYMGFLLVGLMYLAFLGFLYYTRYSKTIQRNVQDGLKIFILNARKVKRKEDEPGA
- a CDS encoding lytic transglycosylase domain-containing protein; the encoded protein is MSQKKLIPIYALVVLSLGLAIYAVFKTSPSTTSFLNPVASEGVLQSMPRPSRDSLMLFDIPSQLSFAGEEVPLNIPDVKERLEREIYVNAYWQSNMILLMKRSSKFLPEIEAILKENGVPDDFKYLAMAESGLMNVASPAGAKGFWQFLSSTGKEYGLEISKDVDERYHLQKATVAASKYLKKAHQKFGDWTAVAASYNMGQTGFARRQTEQLQQNYYDLYLNDETSRYMFRILAFKVIFENPGEFGFHLRASDFYQNPEMKTVSVSSDIKNLASWAKNEGSSYKELKLYNPWLRDKNLNVRRGKSYEIILPK
- a CDS encoding sensor histidine kinase yields the protein MNRFSLYWILQIIGWGSFASINIFFASLSSGSLTPAQIWAFITLSAFYLLSSHLLRYIVKTYEWFKLELPQLLLQVLLALLALSLVTTIAQIFINLGFGILNPKEDFRFLIISANLFLSFLFYALWFLCYFLFHFLDNYNNSLKYEAKINEIRLNHLKSQLNPHFIFNALNSVRALVDEDPVKAKSAITRISNILRFSLMMDKKQVIEFADELATVKDYLALESIRFEERLEVIYNIEEDAYSYKIPPMMLQTIVENAIKHGISNLVKGGLIEIKCREGIDDDLYIQVKNSGRLITPPTLKTKREGGHGLSNTLQRLKLIYGEKGTLRIFNSGTQFVITEIKIPKQRVNLE
- a CDS encoding LOG family protein; protein product: MSNTDEQNHEDRIRQAFKERDWNEIKSSDSWVIFKVMSEFVEGFEKLAKIGPCVSVFGSARTPRDHQHYKMAEEIAAKLVRHGYGVITGGGPGIMEAGNRGAHSEGGKSVGLNIELPFEQFNNIYIDRDKLLTFDYFFVRKVMFVKYSQGFVVLPGGFGTMDEFFEALTLIQTNKIGRFPIVLVGKKYWTGLLDWIKNTILENNYINEEDLELFSIVEDATEAVKVIDDFYSKYLLSPNF
- a CDS encoding LytR/AlgR family response regulator transcription factor, encoding MRAIVIDDERLARKELITLLNQLESVEVVGEAVNVDDAKEKIDQLNPDVIFLDIQMPEKTGFELLEELDQVPHVIFTTAYDEYALKAFQVNALDYLLKPIEPKRLEEAINKLSTKIEGGSKKEEVSYSDNQKKLTLDDQVFVKDGDRCWFVRLSNVRLFESDGNYIKVYFDNFKPMIHKSLNALDERLDEKSFFRASRKHIINLGWVEGIEPWFNGGLVVTLKGGDRIEVSRRQAARFKEMMSL